The following are encoded in a window of Rosa chinensis cultivar Old Blush chromosome 4, RchiOBHm-V2, whole genome shotgun sequence genomic DNA:
- the LOC112197087 gene encoding uncharacterized protein LOC112197087 isoform X1 codes for MPTTNLVLLACLVSLVAAIAAVDSKSDSSGEWHILTKQNFSSQIRLHPHILVFVTLPWSGECRSLMKDVAKLVTDRPEEFSSLKLMVLHRNTEKMVATAIGAASEWEEITVLYYHHSVSYKYGGRLRAQNILSSIRPYVSVLGEELPFKSLKSQEELKAFVDSTDKALVVFEFCEWTPKLVAKRKMNGTDHSGFGEFFGLNLNAETNRTDWRKNNQKGMETAKMKCNVDNELGAVPWVGDFSSVNDSVASEETENSRPDGASFCTLEEYQLFDSFFSKFMTIAREFVLPPERHKFGLVSERSMLSALGIGDSSSWLAVLYFAGCPSCLKIIKKEDDLNNALKMDSLVKELEGHGNALEPALPANQPSVLLFVDRSSDLLETRINGKEALDAFRKLALHYHMPDQLGSQSKDKHEKSSSQHYQALRTTSGHPNLKLSQTVQFSKLEDKMSTFTIINEGKQFRVEKLALDLKGNSLQDILEIVLKQKKKAKLSSLVKDLGFQLLSDDMDIKPESTLPLPKESESDTVTEEPYKEGLATSSTDSDRDQQPDATSISTEQHPETSEVMDTETSSQNNEEKAYYVDTSNQILSVDSEQQLADHKCEDLDTEEDSNPQGEKSAEQQLHFQGFKGSFFFSDGNCRLLRALTGSSKFPALVIVDPNMQQHYVFPEETNVNYSSLVDFVSAFLNGSLLPYQESETVLESSRKATQPPFVNLDFHQVDSIPRVTTHTFSELVVGFNQSDSDAWNKDVLVLFSNRWCGFCQRMELVVHEVYRAMKDYAKMLKRESKNDKSTFHDNMTGDVKNEMLELPLMYLLDCTLNDCSLILKSMNQREVYPTLVLFPAEKKHALPYEGDMAVTEIFNFMADHGSNSHHLTSEKGMLWTLAEKRGRNQDFFMVQSSDVHEQSKDTLHEVLLTNVHKPVIEDKQIKSHIPQGLHEAPPNVVVGSVLVATDKLHSVHPFDKSEILIVKADQVTGFQGLIINKHIRWDALPELGEGVKMLVEAPLSFGGPLIKGGMPLVALTQKFVEDEYPEILPGIAFLDPSATIQKIKELKLGNQSVTDYWFFFGYSSWGWDQLFDEIDKGAWNLSDDGMRHLDWPSS; via the exons ATGCCGACGACAAACCTGGTGCTCCTGGCGTGCTTGGTGTCGCTGGTGGCAGCAATCGCCGCCGTTGATTCAAAATCAGACAGCTCCGGCGAGTGGCACATCCTCACGAAGCAGAACTTCTCTTCTCAGATCCGTCTCCATCCTCACATCCTCGTCTTCGTCACTCTTCCAT GGTCCGGTGAGTGTCGATCACTCATGAAAGACGTGGCGAAGTTGGTCACTGATAGACCTGAAGAGTTCAGCTCGCTGAAGCTGATGGTGTTGCACAGAAATACAGAGAAGATGGTGGCAACTGCGATCGGTGCTGCTTCAGAATGGGAGGAAATTACGGTTTTGTACTATCACCATTCTGTTTCGTACAAATATGGAGGGAGGCTTCGAGCGCAGAACATTTTGAGTTCAATTCGTCCCTATGTGTCGGTTTTAGGTGAAGAACTTCCGTTCAAATCGCTGAAGAGTCAGGAAGAGTTGAAAGCTTTCGTTGATTCAACTGACAAAGCTTTGGTTGTGTTTGAGTTTTGTGAATGGACTCCTAAATTGGTGGCCAAGAGGAAGATGAATGGGACTGATCACAGTGGCTTTG GGGAATTTTTTGGGTTAAACTTGAATGCAGAGACAAATAGAACCGACTGGCGGAAGAATAACCAGAAG ggTATGGAAACTGCAAAGATGAAGTGTAATGTTGATAATGAGCTTGGTGCAGTTCCTTGGGTTGGGGACTTCAGCTCAGTAAATGACAGTGTTGCTTCTGAGGAGACTGAGAACAGTAGGCCTGATGGTGCATCGTTTTGCACACTTGAAGAATATCAGTTGTTTGACTCTTTCTTCTCAAAGTTCATGACTATTGCAAGAGAGTTCGTTCTGCCTCCTGAAAGGCATAAATTTGGTTTGGTCTCAGAAAGATCTATGCTCTCAGCTCTTGGTATTGGAGATTCCAGTTCATGGTTGGCAGTGCTATACTTTGCTGGATGTCCCAGTTGTTTGAAGATTATTAAAAAAGAGGATGACCTTAATAATGCTTTGAAGATGGATAGTTTAGTTAAGGAG CTAGAGGGTCATGGCAACGCTTTGGAGCCTGCTTTGCCTGCTAACCAGCCATCAGTTCTCTTATTTGTGGATAGATCATCTGACTTGTTAGAGACTAGAATCAATGGCAAGGAAGCTCTTGATGCTTTTCGGAAGCTGGCACTGCACTATCACATGCCTGACCAGCTTGGCAGTCAAAGTAAAGACAAGCATGAGAAATCCTCatcccagcattatcaagcatTAAGGACCACATCTGGACATCCTAACTTAAAATTATCTCAGACAGTGCAGTTTAGCAAACTAGAAGACAAGATGTCTACTTTCACAATTATAAATGAGGGCAAACAATTCAGAGTGGAGAAGTTGGCTTTGGATCTAAAGGGTAATTCCTTGCAGGATATCTTGGAAATTGTACTTaagcaaaagaagaaagctAAGTTAAGCTCACTGGTGAAGGATTTGGGTTTCCAACTTTTGTCAGATGATATGGACATCAAACCAGAGAGTACATTGCCATTACCAAAGGAATCTGAATCTGATACAGTTACAGAAGAGCCATATAAGGAGGGCCTTGCTACAAGTAGTACTGACTCAGACAGAGATCAACAGCCAGATGCAACAAGTATATCTACCGAACAGCATCCAGAAACTTCTGAAGTCATGGATACTGAAACGTCATCTCAGAACAATGAAGAAAAAGCATATTATGTTGATACAAGCAATCAGATCTTATCTGTCGATAGTGAGCAACAGCTTGCAGATCATAAATGTGAAGATTTAGATACAGAAGAAGATAGTAATCCACAGGGCGAAAAGTCAGCAGAGCAGCAGCTTCACTTTCAAGGCTTTAAgggttcatttttcttttctgatggTAATTGTCGGTTGCTTCGAGCGCTGACTGGCAGTTCAAAATTTCCAGCCCTGGTAATAGTTGATCCCAATATGCAGCAGCATTATGTCTTCCCAGAGGAGACTAATGTCAATTATTCTTCACTGGTTGATTTTGTTTCCGCCTTTCTTAATGGAAGTCTTCTTCCATATCAAGAGTCTGAAACTGTACTTGAAAGCTCTAGGAAAGCCACTCAACCACCATTTGTTAATCTGGACTTCCATCAGGTGGATTCTATCCCTCGAGTGACAACTCATACTTTCTCTGAGCTGGTTGTTGGGTTCAATCAATCTGACAGTGATGCTTGGAATAAGGATGTCTTAGTTCTTTTTAGCAATAGATGGTGTGGTTTTTGCCAGCGAATGGAGTTAGTTGTTCATGAAGTATACCGAGCTATGAAGGATTATGCTAAGATGCTGAAAAGGGAATCAAAGAATGACAAATCAACGTTTCACGATA ATATGACGGGCGACGTGAAAAATGAAATGCTGGAGCTGCCATTAATGTACTTGCTGGACTGCACATTGAATGATTGCAGTTTGATACTGAAATCGATGAATCAG AGGGAGGTTTATCCTACTCTGGTGCTCTTTCCAGCAGAAAAGAAGCATGCTCTTCCTTACGAAGGAGATATGGCAGTCACtgagattttcaatttcatgGCTGATCATGGAAGTAACTCTCATCATCTTACCAGTGAAAAAG GAATGTTGTGGACTTTAGCtgaaaagagaggaagaaatcAAGATTTCTTTATGGTTCAGTCATCTGACGTTCATGAGCAGTCTAAGGACACGCTTCATGAAGTCCTATTAACAAATGTTCATAAACCAGTAATTGAAGACAAGCAGATCAAGTCTCACATACCCCAAGGCTTGCATGAAGCACCCCCGAATGTGGTGGTTGGTTCTGTCCTAGTTGCTACTGATAAACTTCATAGCGTACACCCCTTTGATAAATCAGAGATTCTCATTGTGAAGGCAGATCAAGTTACTGGATTTCAAGGTTTAATTATCAACAAGCATATCAGATGGGATGCTCTGCCTGAATTGGGAGAAGGAGTTAAGATGTTAGTAGAAGCCCCTTTGTCCTTTGGAGGACCGCTTATAAAGGGTGGAATGCCTCTTGTCGCGTTAACTCAAAAATTTGTCGAGGATGAATATCCGGAAATCTTACCAGGCATTGCATTTCTTGATCCATCAGCAACAATTCAAAAAATCAAAGAGCTCAAGTTAGGAAATCAATCTGTCACTGACTACTGGTTTTTCTTTGGGTATTCAAGTTGGGGTTGGGACCAGCTCTTTGATGAGATTGATAAAGGAGCTTGGAATTTAAGTGATGATGGTATGAGACATTTAGATTGGCCATCAAGTTAG
- the LOC112197087 gene encoding uncharacterized protein LOC112197087 isoform X2 has translation MQRQIEPTGGRITRRSLGMETAKMKCNVDNELGAVPWVGDFSSVNDSVASEETENSRPDGASFCTLEEYQLFDSFFSKFMTIAREFVLPPERHKFGLVSERSMLSALGIGDSSSWLAVLYFAGCPSCLKIIKKEDDLNNALKMDSLVKELEGHGNALEPALPANQPSVLLFVDRSSDLLETRINGKEALDAFRKLALHYHMPDQLGSQSKDKHEKSSSQHYQALRTTSGHPNLKLSQTVQFSKLEDKMSTFTIINEGKQFRVEKLALDLKGNSLQDILEIVLKQKKKAKLSSLVKDLGFQLLSDDMDIKPESTLPLPKESESDTVTEEPYKEGLATSSTDSDRDQQPDATSISTEQHPETSEVMDTETSSQNNEEKAYYVDTSNQILSVDSEQQLADHKCEDLDTEEDSNPQGEKSAEQQLHFQGFKGSFFFSDGNCRLLRALTGSSKFPALVIVDPNMQQHYVFPEETNVNYSSLVDFVSAFLNGSLLPYQESETVLESSRKATQPPFVNLDFHQVDSIPRVTTHTFSELVVGFNQSDSDAWNKDVLVLFSNRWCGFCQRMELVVHEVYRAMKDYAKMLKRESKNDKSTFHDNMTGDVKNEMLELPLMYLLDCTLNDCSLILKSMNQREVYPTLVLFPAEKKHALPYEGDMAVTEIFNFMADHGSNSHHLTSEKGMLWTLAEKRGRNQDFFMVQSSDVHEQSKDTLHEVLLTNVHKPVIEDKQIKSHIPQGLHEAPPNVVVGSVLVATDKLHSVHPFDKSEILIVKADQVTGFQGLIINKHIRWDALPELGEGVKMLVEAPLSFGGPLIKGGMPLVALTQKFVEDEYPEILPGIAFLDPSATIQKIKELKLGNQSVTDYWFFFGYSSWGWDQLFDEIDKGAWNLSDDGMRHLDWPSS, from the exons ATGCAGAGACAAATAGAACCGACTGGCGGAAGAATAACCAGAAGGTCGCTG ggTATGGAAACTGCAAAGATGAAGTGTAATGTTGATAATGAGCTTGGTGCAGTTCCTTGGGTTGGGGACTTCAGCTCAGTAAATGACAGTGTTGCTTCTGAGGAGACTGAGAACAGTAGGCCTGATGGTGCATCGTTTTGCACACTTGAAGAATATCAGTTGTTTGACTCTTTCTTCTCAAAGTTCATGACTATTGCAAGAGAGTTCGTTCTGCCTCCTGAAAGGCATAAATTTGGTTTGGTCTCAGAAAGATCTATGCTCTCAGCTCTTGGTATTGGAGATTCCAGTTCATGGTTGGCAGTGCTATACTTTGCTGGATGTCCCAGTTGTTTGAAGATTATTAAAAAAGAGGATGACCTTAATAATGCTTTGAAGATGGATAGTTTAGTTAAGGAG CTAGAGGGTCATGGCAACGCTTTGGAGCCTGCTTTGCCTGCTAACCAGCCATCAGTTCTCTTATTTGTGGATAGATCATCTGACTTGTTAGAGACTAGAATCAATGGCAAGGAAGCTCTTGATGCTTTTCGGAAGCTGGCACTGCACTATCACATGCCTGACCAGCTTGGCAGTCAAAGTAAAGACAAGCATGAGAAATCCTCatcccagcattatcaagcatTAAGGACCACATCTGGACATCCTAACTTAAAATTATCTCAGACAGTGCAGTTTAGCAAACTAGAAGACAAGATGTCTACTTTCACAATTATAAATGAGGGCAAACAATTCAGAGTGGAGAAGTTGGCTTTGGATCTAAAGGGTAATTCCTTGCAGGATATCTTGGAAATTGTACTTaagcaaaagaagaaagctAAGTTAAGCTCACTGGTGAAGGATTTGGGTTTCCAACTTTTGTCAGATGATATGGACATCAAACCAGAGAGTACATTGCCATTACCAAAGGAATCTGAATCTGATACAGTTACAGAAGAGCCATATAAGGAGGGCCTTGCTACAAGTAGTACTGACTCAGACAGAGATCAACAGCCAGATGCAACAAGTATATCTACCGAACAGCATCCAGAAACTTCTGAAGTCATGGATACTGAAACGTCATCTCAGAACAATGAAGAAAAAGCATATTATGTTGATACAAGCAATCAGATCTTATCTGTCGATAGTGAGCAACAGCTTGCAGATCATAAATGTGAAGATTTAGATACAGAAGAAGATAGTAATCCACAGGGCGAAAAGTCAGCAGAGCAGCAGCTTCACTTTCAAGGCTTTAAgggttcatttttcttttctgatggTAATTGTCGGTTGCTTCGAGCGCTGACTGGCAGTTCAAAATTTCCAGCCCTGGTAATAGTTGATCCCAATATGCAGCAGCATTATGTCTTCCCAGAGGAGACTAATGTCAATTATTCTTCACTGGTTGATTTTGTTTCCGCCTTTCTTAATGGAAGTCTTCTTCCATATCAAGAGTCTGAAACTGTACTTGAAAGCTCTAGGAAAGCCACTCAACCACCATTTGTTAATCTGGACTTCCATCAGGTGGATTCTATCCCTCGAGTGACAACTCATACTTTCTCTGAGCTGGTTGTTGGGTTCAATCAATCTGACAGTGATGCTTGGAATAAGGATGTCTTAGTTCTTTTTAGCAATAGATGGTGTGGTTTTTGCCAGCGAATGGAGTTAGTTGTTCATGAAGTATACCGAGCTATGAAGGATTATGCTAAGATGCTGAAAAGGGAATCAAAGAATGACAAATCAACGTTTCACGATA ATATGACGGGCGACGTGAAAAATGAAATGCTGGAGCTGCCATTAATGTACTTGCTGGACTGCACATTGAATGATTGCAGTTTGATACTGAAATCGATGAATCAG AGGGAGGTTTATCCTACTCTGGTGCTCTTTCCAGCAGAAAAGAAGCATGCTCTTCCTTACGAAGGAGATATGGCAGTCACtgagattttcaatttcatgGCTGATCATGGAAGTAACTCTCATCATCTTACCAGTGAAAAAG GAATGTTGTGGACTTTAGCtgaaaagagaggaagaaatcAAGATTTCTTTATGGTTCAGTCATCTGACGTTCATGAGCAGTCTAAGGACACGCTTCATGAAGTCCTATTAACAAATGTTCATAAACCAGTAATTGAAGACAAGCAGATCAAGTCTCACATACCCCAAGGCTTGCATGAAGCACCCCCGAATGTGGTGGTTGGTTCTGTCCTAGTTGCTACTGATAAACTTCATAGCGTACACCCCTTTGATAAATCAGAGATTCTCATTGTGAAGGCAGATCAAGTTACTGGATTTCAAGGTTTAATTATCAACAAGCATATCAGATGGGATGCTCTGCCTGAATTGGGAGAAGGAGTTAAGATGTTAGTAGAAGCCCCTTTGTCCTTTGGAGGACCGCTTATAAAGGGTGGAATGCCTCTTGTCGCGTTAACTCAAAAATTTGTCGAGGATGAATATCCGGAAATCTTACCAGGCATTGCATTTCTTGATCCATCAGCAACAATTCAAAAAATCAAAGAGCTCAAGTTAGGAAATCAATCTGTCACTGACTACTGGTTTTTCTTTGGGTATTCAAGTTGGGGTTGGGACCAGCTCTTTGATGAGATTGATAAAGGAGCTTGGAATTTAAGTGATGATGGTATGAGACATTTAGATTGGCCATCAAGTTAG